In a single window of the Terrirubrum flagellatum genome:
- a CDS encoding helix-turn-helix transcriptional regulator has protein sequence MTQSFEVDLKDLLHGLRTEEVLSFQQVRGSLDQVVSSRTSEYRRIEDGVIASIFDHDIHAPYRLRTIRRKHVSFTFVRDGGYSIQLGPQLYSTKPAMARMTIAAESIAQHTAQEPHQKLGGLTVFIDQECLIERFGLDFDRFPDDFRALRQGDESVDFSMEVPLPPWSWIAMDQVLDCRFAEPMRSTYLRAKIIEMVCEAVTYVNLIDKPANNFRVPAARREQTRIETAALIYRREMRCPPSLRELAQRLGLNRNKLNDGFREMFGMTPHEYLRRLRLEWAHNRISAGAMSISEACEAVGYASHSAFTRAYGELFGYAPSETPGATLTRKKDD, from the coding sequence ATGACGCAGAGTTTTGAAGTCGATCTCAAGGACCTTCTTCACGGGCTAAGAACTGAAGAAGTCCTCTCATTCCAACAGGTCCGTGGGTCGCTCGACCAAGTCGTTTCGTCCAGGACCAGCGAATATCGCCGCATCGAGGACGGCGTGATCGCAAGCATCTTCGATCACGACATCCATGCGCCCTATCGCCTGCGAACGATCAGGCGCAAGCATGTCTCCTTCACCTTCGTCAGAGACGGCGGCTATTCGATCCAGCTTGGCCCGCAGCTCTATTCGACGAAGCCCGCGATGGCGCGAATGACGATCGCCGCGGAGTCGATCGCGCAGCATACGGCGCAGGAACCGCATCAAAAGCTCGGAGGCCTTACCGTCTTTATCGATCAGGAATGTCTGATCGAACGGTTCGGTCTCGATTTCGACCGCTTTCCCGACGATTTCCGCGCGCTCCGTCAGGGCGACGAGAGCGTCGATTTTTCTATGGAGGTGCCGCTTCCACCCTGGTCATGGATCGCGATGGATCAGGTGCTCGACTGCCGGTTCGCGGAGCCGATGCGATCGACCTATCTGCGCGCCAAGATCATCGAAATGGTTTGCGAAGCCGTCACCTATGTCAATCTGATCGACAAGCCCGCCAATAATTTCCGCGTTCCGGCGGCGCGGCGCGAGCAGACGCGGATCGAAACGGCCGCTTTGATATATCGGCGCGAGATGCGCTGCCCGCCAAGCCTGCGCGAACTGGCGCAACGACTCGGCCTCAACCGCAACAAGCTGAACGACGGATTTCGCGAGATGTTCGGCATGACGCCGCATGAATATCTGCGGCGCCTTCGTCTTGAGTGGGCGCATAATCGCATCTCGGCCGGCGCCATGTCGATCAGCGAAGCGTGCGAAGCGGTCGGCTACGCCAGCCATTCCGCTTTCACGCGCGCCTATGGCGAACTGTTCGGCTACGCGCCTTCGGAAACGCCGGGCGCGACGTTGACGCGAAAGAAGGATGATTGA
- a CDS encoding response regulator → MIRILHNLLAMLGFTEVDDARDGEVALRMAKRRHYALIICDLQMSGMSGQELLRAVREDAGLARTPFIMIGAAPSAADVATALEADVDGFIAKPFSAKMLREKIDIAYSRRMRGAT, encoded by the coding sequence ATGATCAGGATTCTTCACAATCTGCTCGCCATGCTCGGCTTCACCGAAGTCGATGACGCGCGGGATGGAGAGGTTGCGTTGCGGATGGCGAAGCGTCGCCACTACGCGCTCATTATCTGCGATTTGCAGATGTCTGGAATGTCGGGGCAAGAGCTGCTCCGCGCCGTCCGCGAGGATGCGGGTCTTGCGCGCACGCCCTTCATCATGATTGGCGCGGCGCCGAGCGCCGCCGACGTCGCGACCGCGCTCGAAGCCGACGTCGACGGCTTCATCGCCAAACCATTCAGCGCGAAGATGCTGCGTGAGAAGATCGACATCGCCTATTCCAGGCGGATGCGCGGCGCGACGTGA
- a CDS encoding response regulator, protein MSGGTPAGGATPAIVVVEDDAFQRDAVVEYLTKQGFKVTGVEGGAGLRRIAERTMPDLVILDVSLPGEDGFVLARYLRERSSKVGVIMLTASADTVDRVIGLESGADDYVTKPFNARELLARVKSVLRRASKSGPQPKLDRVRMGSGTLDLTRRVLIDADGVEQTLAASEFDLLKLFADNPNRPLARDWLLESTSHRDLEAFDRAIDLRILRLRRKIEKDPSHPEAIRTVRGIGYMFVPPSD, encoded by the coding sequence ATGAGCGGCGGAACGCCGGCCGGGGGAGCCACGCCGGCCATCGTGGTGGTCGAGGACGACGCGTTTCAGCGCGACGCCGTTGTCGAGTACCTCACCAAACAGGGATTCAAGGTGACCGGCGTCGAAGGCGGCGCGGGGCTGCGGCGCATCGCCGAGCGGACGATGCCCGACCTCGTGATCCTCGATGTCAGCCTGCCCGGCGAGGACGGCTTCGTGCTCGCCCGCTATCTCCGCGAGCGCAGCTCCAAGGTCGGCGTCATCATGCTGACCGCCAGCGCTGACACGGTCGACCGGGTGATCGGGCTTGAGTCCGGCGCCGACGACTATGTCACCAAGCCCTTCAATGCCCGCGAGCTTCTGGCCCGGGTGAAGAGCGTGCTGCGCCGCGCCAGCAAGTCCGGCCCCCAGCCCAAGCTCGATCGCGTTCGCATGGGCTCCGGCACGCTCGATCTGACGCGTCGCGTGCTTATCGACGCCGACGGCGTCGAGCAGACGCTGGCGGCAAGCGAATTCGACCTGCTGAAACTGTTCGCCGACAATCCCAATCGTCCGCTGGCGCGTGACTGGCTGCTCGAAAGCACCAGCCATCGCGATCTCGAAGCGTTCGATCGCGCCATCGATCTCCGCATCCTTCGCTTGCGCCGCAAGATCGAGAAGGATCCGAGCCATCCCGAAGCGATCCGCACGGTGCGCGGCATCGGCTATATGTTCGTCCCGCCGAGCGATTGA
- a CDS encoding L,D-transpeptidase, with the protein MIRSIAISIATAAALFAVASPASAYEIDILTGKPLLVPDANPTRAEVTAIPREEVAYSGREAAGTIIVNSEERRLYFVLPGGRAVKYAVGVGRPGFGWGGVKHVERKAEWPAWTPPAQMLKRRPDLPTHMEGGIDNPLGARAMYLSGSLFRIHGSNEPETIGQAVSSGCIRMTNEDVIDLYQRVRVGTKVVVLR; encoded by the coding sequence ATGATCCGCTCCATCGCCATCTCGATCGCCACCGCCGCCGCGCTCTTCGCCGTCGCCTCGCCGGCCTCGGCCTATGAAATCGACATTCTCACCGGCAAGCCGCTGCTGGTTCCGGACGCCAATCCGACCCGCGCGGAAGTGACTGCGATCCCGCGCGAGGAAGTCGCCTATTCCGGCCGCGAAGCCGCCGGCACGATCATCGTCAACAGCGAGGAGCGTCGCCTCTATTTCGTGCTGCCCGGCGGTCGCGCCGTGAAGTACGCGGTCGGCGTCGGCCGGCCGGGCTTCGGCTGGGGCGGCGTGAAGCATGTCGAGCGCAAGGCCGAGTGGCCGGCCTGGACGCCTCCGGCCCAGATGCTGAAGCGCCGGCCCGACCTGCCGACCCATATGGAAGGCGGCATCGACAATCCGCTCGGCGCCCGCGCCATGTATCTCTCGGGTTCGCTGTTCCGCATTCACGGCTCGAACGAGCCGGAGACGATCGGCCAGGCCGTGTCGTCAGGCTGCATCCGGATGACGAATGAAGACGTCATCGACCTCTATCAGCGCGTGCGAGTTGGAACGAAGGTCGTTGTCTTGCGCTGA
- a CDS encoding 3-phosphoshikimate 1-carboxyvinyltransferase, with protein sequence MTDTLTPIPPEHPLRGRVTPPGSKSITNRALLLAALARGTSRLSGALKSDDTRYMADALRAMGVAIEEPDATSFVVTGDGQLRAPAKPLFLGNAGTATRFLAAAAALVDGEVVVDGDAHMRKRPIMPLVTALRSLGVEAVTDTGCPPVKIVGRGALPAGRVEIDGGLSSQYVSALLMAAACGDGLIEIALTGDQIGARGYIDLTLAAMKAFGAEAEQASFSLWRVKPTGYRAADFLVEPDASAATYLWAAEILTGGAIDLGVPANAFTQPDARAYDVIAKFPHLPDSIDGSQMQDAIPTLAVLAAFNEKPVRFTGIANLRVKECDRVSALSQGLSRIRPGLGSEEGDDLIVASDPALAGQTLPASIDTHADHRIAMSFALAGLKIRGVAIEDPGCVAKTYPDYWKALSSLGVKYEEEAR encoded by the coding sequence ATGACAGACACCCTCACCCCCATTCCGCCGGAACACCCGTTGCGCGGCCGCGTCACGCCGCCGGGCTCAAAATCGATCACCAATCGCGCGCTGCTGCTGGCGGCGCTCGCCAGGGGAACGAGCCGGCTTTCAGGCGCGCTCAAGAGCGACGATACGCGCTACATGGCCGACGCGCTGCGCGCGATGGGCGTGGCGATCGAAGAGCCTGACGCCACGAGCTTCGTCGTCACTGGCGATGGACAATTGCGCGCGCCGGCGAAACCCTTGTTCCTCGGCAACGCCGGCACGGCGACACGCTTTCTCGCGGCGGCGGCGGCGCTGGTTGATGGCGAAGTCGTCGTCGATGGCGACGCGCACATGCGCAAGCGGCCGATCATGCCGCTCGTGACCGCGCTGCGTTCGCTCGGCGTCGAGGCCGTAACCGATACTGGCTGCCCGCCGGTGAAGATCGTCGGGCGCGGAGCGCTGCCCGCGGGACGCGTCGAGATCGATGGCGGCCTGTCGAGCCAATATGTCTCGGCGCTGCTGATGGCGGCCGCCTGCGGCGACGGCCTGATCGAGATCGCGCTGACCGGCGATCAGATCGGCGCGCGCGGCTATATCGATCTCACGCTCGCGGCGATGAAGGCGTTCGGCGCTGAAGCCGAGCAGGCGTCATTCTCCCTCTGGCGCGTGAAGCCGACCGGCTATCGCGCCGCGGATTTTCTCGTCGAGCCCGACGCGTCGGCCGCGACCTATCTCTGGGCGGCGGAAATTCTCACCGGCGGCGCCATCGATCTCGGCGTGCCGGCGAACGCCTTCACGCAGCCTGACGCGCGCGCCTACGACGTCATCGCGAAGTTCCCGCATCTGCCCGACTCAATCGACGGATCGCAGATGCAGGACGCGATCCCGACGCTCGCGGTGCTTGCCGCGTTCAATGAGAAGCCCGTGCGTTTCACCGGCATCGCCAATCTGCGCGTGAAAGAATGCGATCGCGTTTCGGCGCTGTCGCAGGGATTGTCGCGCATCAGGCCGGGTCTCGGCAGCGAAGAGGGCGATGATCTCATCGTTGCGTCTGATCCCGCGCTTGCGGGCCAGACGCTTCCCGCCTCGATCGACACCCATGCCGATCATCGCATCGCCATGAGCTTTGCGCTCGCCGGGCTGAAAATCCGCGGCGTCGCGATCGAAGACCCCGGCTGCGTCGCGAAGACCTATCCCGATTACTGGAAGGCGCTCTCGTCGCTCGGCGTGAAGTACGAGGAAGAGGCGCGCTGA